GCGGGGTCCGCGTACGCCGCGCCGAGGCCGAAGGCGGTGCCGGGGAGGAAGACGGCCGTCACGCCCGCCTCGGCCAGCGCGCGGGCGTCCTCGCGGGTGGCGTGCAGGAGATGATCGGCGCTGGCCGCGCCGACCGACGCGGCCAGCTTCGTCCCGCCGAGGTGCGAGAGTTCCTCCGCGTGGACCTTCGGAGTCAGGTCGTGCTCGATGCCCGCCTCGAGCACGCGCCGGGACTGCTCGACCGAGAATACGCCCTCCTCGCAGAACACGTCGCAGAACTCGGCGATCCCCTGCTCGGCGACGGCGGGCACCTGCTCCTCGGCGACCTCGGCGGCGTACTCGTCCGCGTCGTACCCCTCGGGGACGGCGTGCGCGCCCATGAACGTCGGGACGACGTCGACCGGGTGCTCGGCGTCCGCCCGCGCGATGGCTTCGAGCATGCGAAGCTCCGTCTCGGCGTCCAGCCCGTAGCCCGACTTCACCTCGACGGTCGTCGTCCCGTGGGCGAGCATCGCGTCGAGGTGGCCGAGGAGGTTCGCCAGTAACGCCTCGTCGCTCGCCTCGCGGACGGCCCGGACGGTGCGGAGGATGCCGCCGCCCGCGGCGAGGATCTCCCCGTAGGTCTTCCCGCGCAGCTTCGCCGCGAACTCGTCCGACCGG
The Halomarina pelagica DNA segment above includes these coding regions:
- the hutI gene encoding imidazolonepropionase, whose protein sequence is MTQTVLHGASEVFVGPDERIEDGAVAIEEGRVVAVGPSAAVTREHPPENADTAIDATGKTLLPGFVDAHTHALFAGDRSDEFAAKLRGKTYGEILAAGGGILRTVRAVREASDEALLANLLGHLDAMLAHGTTTVEVKSGYGLDAETELRMLEAIARADAEHPVDVVPTFMGAHAVPEGYDADEYAAEVAEEQVPAVAEQGIAEFCDVFCEEGVFSVEQSRRVLEAGIEHDLTPKVHAEELSHLGGTKLAASVGAASADHLLHATREDARALAEAGVTAVFLPGTAFGLGAAYADPAPFLAAGATVAVASDFNPNCYARSMGFATTLACVGMGLDPAEAVAAATDGGARALNRDDRGTLREGARADVAVVDAPSHVHVPYVFDTIPVETVLKDGEVARGR